In a genomic window of Streptomyces noursei ATCC 11455:
- a CDS encoding winged helix-turn-helix domain-containing protein: MSFPTNLLLNSVERLAAVSPNTTGDGTRRGVAHVQCDTPAAPRVRARLAQAFTGPDIQLTDLAGRSGTAETTHLEAVFATHGPVTAALTQLLSLVWLEPAVSSLHWHLDQHEAAHCDRTDTPQAPVHTVHDLVVDLGCRCVSIDGRRIRLTGMEFELLAHFVAHPRQFFSHDRLMELVWQQSAPHARQTLARHVTALRQKLGTRYGAIITTTPDGYLCDPAAPAL, encoded by the coding sequence ATGTCCTTCCCCACCAACCTGCTGCTCAACTCCGTCGAGAGGCTCGCCGCGGTCTCCCCGAACACCACCGGAGACGGCACGCGGCGCGGTGTCGCGCACGTGCAGTGCGACACCCCGGCCGCGCCACGTGTTCGGGCCCGGCTCGCCCAGGCGTTCACCGGTCCGGACATCCAGCTGACCGACCTGGCCGGCCGGAGCGGCACGGCCGAGACGACTCACCTGGAGGCCGTCTTCGCCACCCACGGGCCGGTCACCGCCGCCCTGACCCAGCTCCTCTCGCTGGTGTGGCTGGAGCCCGCCGTCAGCAGCCTGCACTGGCACCTGGACCAACACGAGGCAGCCCACTGCGACCGCACCGACACGCCCCAGGCACCCGTCCACACCGTGCACGACCTCGTGGTCGACCTGGGCTGCCGCTGTGTCTCCATCGACGGACGGCGGATCCGGCTGACCGGGATGGAGTTCGAACTCCTCGCCCACTTCGTCGCCCACCCGCGGCAGTTCTTCAGCCACGACCGGCTGATGGAACTCGTCTGGCAACAGTCCGCCCCACATGCCCGGCAGACCCTCGCCAGGCACGTCACCGCCCTGCGGCAGAAGCTCGGGACCCGCTACGGAGCCATCATCACCACGACGCCGGACGGCTACCTGTGCGACCCCGCCGCGCCGGCGCTCTGA